In one window of Lytechinus pictus isolate F3 Inbred chromosome 19, Lp3.0, whole genome shotgun sequence DNA:
- the LOC129282816 gene encoding thialysine N-epsilon-acetyltransferase-like, which yields MLYFEDLFVEREYRGMGLGVALMHKVIKMAVDRGCNCIQACVVEWNTEVRQLYRHLGIEDLTETKKYHLLSFTGEKLDKFVKKESFISKDMILKADL from the exons ATGTTGTACTTCGAGGATCTCTTCGTCGAGAGGGAGTACCGAG GTATGGGACTGGGCGTTGCTCTCATGCACAAAGTTATCAAA ATGGCGGTCGACCGAGGCTGCAATTGCATCCAAGCTTGCGTGGTGGAATGGAATACGGAGGTTCGACAACTGTACAGGCACCTCGGCATCGAGGACCTGACCGAGACAAAGAAATACCACCTTCTCTCGTTCACAGgcgaaaaattggacaaatttGTGAAGAAAGAGTCGTTTATCAGCAAGGACATGATCCTGAAAGCCGATTTGTGA